The Chitinispirillales bacterium DNA window TTGTTTGCGGCCGCGGAGAATACGGAGTATGTAATAGTAGAATCCAAACATGTCAGCAAAGGTAAAAAGCAGGGGAAAAGAGAATACGCCAGAATTGTTTTTGAAAGCAAAAAAAAACCGCATGAAAAAATTGTTTGCGATATAATTCCGACGGAAGAAGTGTCTTCGGAAAGCGCAAACGTCGCGTTTATAATAAAAGGATTGGAAAAATTGTCGAAAGATAGAGCCGATTCGTTGCTCGCTTTCGCAGAACCGCTTAATTATGTCGTTACTCCTTGGCTTACTATGGTTTCGGTGGATTCCTTGCCGAACGATTCTGACGGCGGTATAAAAAAAACGAAAGAAAGCAGAAAAACAATCGACACGATTCCTTCGATATTCAAAAAAGTGTTAAGTCCCGTACTTATCGAAATTCCTATGGAAGATTTGGAAGTTTTGTATCCGAAACGAAAATATACCGTAATTCAATCCGACGATAAAAAAAATATGGATAAAAAAATTAAAACACTTTTAAAAATGTATCCGCAGGCTATAGGGTTTTATTCGGGAACCGGCGGCTTAATTTTGAATTCCCGTGAAATTTCGGAAATATTTTTGCAAACGATAAAAAAGAATAACGTTGTATTTTTTGATGCGCGAACCGCTAAGAACGAAGTTTCTCGCGAAATCGCCGAAGAATTGAACGTTAAATATTACACGGTAACGGGGCGGCTTGGAGAATTTCGCAAAGACGGTTCGAAAATCCGAAGAACTCATGAAGAATGGGAAGCGGAATTGAAAAATATTTGCGATAAATTGTTAAAAAACAAAAATTCGGCGGTTTTAATAAGTGCGGATAATAATTTTGTAGATGTATTTGTAAAAAAATTGCCGGAAATACAAAAAAAGGGAATACAATTTGTTCCGATAAGGAATTATTAAAACGGAGGATGAGAATGACTAAACTCGGCGTTAATATCGACCATGTCGCCACACTGCGTCAAGCCAGAGGCGGAGTTCAACCGGATCCTATTCATGCGGCGGCTATAGCGGAAATCGCAGGGGCGAGCGCAATTACGGCGCATCTTAGAGAAGACAGACGGCACATGAACGATCGTGACATTTATTTGATAAAGCAGATGGTAATGACTTCGTTTAATCTTGAAATGGCGGTGACTCCCGAAATGGTTTCAATGGCGGTGGATATTCGTCCGAATATGGTGACTTTAGTTCCGGAAAAACGTGAAGAAAAAACAACCGAAGGCGGATTGGTTATACGCAGACATGAAAAAGAATTGGCTGATATGGTAGAAAAAATGTCGGAAAACAATATTTTGATTTCGGTTTTTATTGACCCTGACTTCGATCAAATAAAGTCGGCGTTAAAAATAGGTGCGACCCATGTCGAACTGCACACCGGATATTATGCAAATGCTAAAGGAAGAGCCCAGGAAGAAGAATTGGAAAGGATTCGCGACGCGGCCGCTTTTGCAAACAAATTAGGACTTATTGTAAATGCCGGACACGGTTTGAATTATCAAAATACCGCTCCTGTCGCCCAAATAGAAGGAATATCGGAATTGAATATAGGGCATTCGATAATTTCGCGGGCTGTATTCATCGGTTTGGAAAATGCGGTGAAAGATATGCTTAGAATCATAAATACGTCAAGTTTGGTATAAAACGAACACTTTTGATAAGGAAAGAAAAAATGGCGAGAAGTACGCTGAAAACCACTAACAAACCGTATCCTTTGAATAAAATCCGACGGTTTCACGATATGAGGGAACTTGTTGAATATACCGGCAAAAAATTCGGGGAAAATAACGCTTTTACTTATGAAGACGATAACGGTGTCGAAGTAAATGTTTCGTTTAAACGTTTCAGACGGGAAATCGCCGCGCTTGGCGCGTCGTTTTATTCGAAAGATATCCGAAACGAAAAGATTGCGCTTCTTGGTGAAACGTCTTATTTGTGGATTTTATCATATTTTGCAGGCG harbors:
- a CDS encoding divergent polysaccharide deacetylase family protein, with the protein product MSERKISLAIFIPAVISIAAFVIMGVLLIVRTVVSNNNVKPTSRVVREIKPSLLEEKIKIASVNFGIPEKNIKSSIDLEEKQKTIAVSLPKGKLIEEFVAQLFAAAENTEYVIVESKHVSKGKKQGKREYARIVFESKKKPHEKIVCDIIPTEEVSSESANVAFIIKGLEKLSKDRADSLLAFAEPLNYVVTPWLTMVSVDSLPNDSDGGIKKTKESRKTIDTIPSIFKKVLSPVLIEIPMEDLEVLYPKRKYTVIQSDDKKNMDKKIKTLLKMYPQAIGFYSGTGGLILNSREISEIFLQTIKKNNVVFFDARTAKNEVSREIAEELNVKYYTVTGRLGEFRKDGSKIRRTHEEWEAELKNICDKLLKNKNSAVLISADNNFVDVFVKKLPEIQKKGIQFVPIRNY
- a CDS encoding pyridoxine 5'-phosphate synthase, whose protein sequence is MTKLGVNIDHVATLRQARGGVQPDPIHAAAIAEIAGASAITAHLREDRRHMNDRDIYLIKQMVMTSFNLEMAVTPEMVSMAVDIRPNMVTLVPEKREEKTTEGGLVIRRHEKELADMVEKMSENNILISVFIDPDFDQIKSALKIGATHVELHTGYYANAKGRAQEEELERIRDAAAFANKLGLIVNAGHGLNYQNTAPVAQIEGISELNIGHSIISRAVFIGLENAVKDMLRIINTSSLV